DNA from Leptospira langatensis:
CTGCATCCGGATGGAAATTAAAGTCTTTCTCGGACGACGGAGTTTATTTAGCAGTTTCTCCCGCAAGCGATACAATCGTGCCGGTTGGCGGAACGATTTCGATCTCTTTTATCGGCTTTACTTCCATACCCAGACAGATACCGCAAAGATTAAGCGTGAACGTTTTTAATGTGGATATTTCGATGATTGGAACAGGAGAATATGACTTTAACGTATTCGTACAACAAGTTCCCAAACAGGGAAACAAGGACTTGATACTGGAGTCCAGAACGACTGACAGCAATATAGTATACGTTACATCAGATAGCGATCCTGCCAACAGTGAAAACGATCTAAATTTCTACTTAGTAAGTTCAGGTCGTTCTTCGAACGCTATTCCGGCTAAAGCGAACCAAACTTATCTTCGCATCTCTTTCGACACCGGAAAAGAAATGGGAGATGTCGCAGAAGCTACAGATCTGGAAGCGATAATCTTGGGAATAGTAAGGGCATATAAGAATAACTTCTCCTCCAGTTTCGAAAGAATCGGTAAGATACCTTCCTGGAAGTTCACAGCTGCAACCGACATATTTCTAAACGGAGGAAGTGACGATCGGATCGAGTTCGGCATCGAGAAATTGGTCACCCATCTTTCTCCAGGCATCGCCAAGGTATATATAGAATATTATAATATACCAGGATATAACGACGGTTATTCGGATTTTACTCTGACCAAGGAATATCCGGAAGCGGTGATCAGCGGTTTTTTTTCATCCGATTACTCTATTATAGGGGGAAATTCCATTCTACTCCAATGGGAAACGGAAGGAACTTCGTATTGCACTCTCGAAGCTTCTACAGGGAATTTGTTGGATGAGAACGGTCAAACGATCCCCGCCTTTCAGTCCTTTCCAACATTTCAATCCGGAGTGAAAGTAACTCCCGTTCCAATAAGCCCTCCACCTGCCTCGGGAGGGATCATTTTTTCGATTTCTCTTCATGCGTTCAGCTTGGACGGAAGAAGCAGCAGTAGAGAAATCGGAATCCAAGTCCTTCCAGTTAGTTGTTCCTTATCCGCCTCCAACTTGGATCCGGTTCCTCCCGGAACGGCGGTCACATTAAGTTGGACTTCTCAAAATGCGAGATCTATCAGCCTGGATCAGGGGATCGGAGATGTAAAGCAACAAGGGCAGATTTCAGTATCTCCACGAAATACGACCAGATATACATTGACCGCTATCGGATTACAAACTGTTACTTCTTCCGTTGTAATCACCGTAGATGTGTTGTTTATCAACTACTTTCGCCCGGATGCTTCCGTGGTAGGAATAGGAGAGCCGGTTCAAATCAGTTGGGATATTGCATTTGCGGTTTCGGTAACTTTAAACGGATCGCCTGTCTCCGCTTCAGGCTCTATGAGCTTTTCGATCAACGTATATTGCCAAACGTTCACTCTGGTCTGTCAGGGTAAGAACGGGCAATCTCTTACGCAATCCTTCGATGTATACGGCTCGGGCGCGATGTAAATCTCAGACAAAGAGAAAATTAGATAAATATAATTAAGATACGTTAGGATTTACCGTATACGATTGAGAGACCGGACCACCGGGACCTTGGGCAGTCAAAACAAAGGTAACACTCTGAGGAGCATCCCCCGTCCCGGCATCGACAGAAACTGTCCCCGAAACGGCGTCTGAAACCACACCCCCGTTCGCAATCAGTTGACAGGAAACTGCAGCTGCGGTCTGCCAATCGAAATTTGCTTTGGCTGTCTCAAAATAGAATTTATTCATCTGCCAATAACCACTCATGCTAACGATCTGAACTCCGTCCGTCGTATTAATCGATATGGATTGAGAAACCGGACCGTTCCCACCGTTACATGTCAACGTAAATGTATTGAACGTATGAGTTAAAGGAAGCTGAATGCTACCTTTTGCAGAAGTGAGGACGGTTCCGTTAATATCAAGTGAGGATGCAAATTCGGTGTCCCATTGAAACGTTATCTGATCACCTAGTTTCCCGGAGGTCGCACTTGCGATAAAACTATTAATTTTCACGGTCTGCACATGAACGACAACGGAAGAATTAATCGGTCCATATAATCCTTGAGCGGTCAGAGTATATACCGTATCATGAGTGGGAGAAACTTCAAGAGAACCCGCGGAGGAAACGGAACCTAATCCTTGGTCTATCGAAAGAGAGTGCGCATATTGGGAACTCCAACTTAACATTACCTTACTACCGAATGAAATAGGATCGCTGACCGACGCCACCAATGAACAACTTACAGGCTCAATCAAGATCCCGATCTGCTTGGTATTACTTCTGCCATCCAGAGTAAAAGCCGTGAGTCCCACTGAAAATAAAACAGGTGCGCCGGAATTCTGCACATCTGGCAAAACCGGCGTTATCTTTAAACCAGACTCCATCTGAGAAAAAGTCTTATAAGTCGGAATAGTCTGACCTCCTATATCGGAAATGCTCCCTATATTCGAACTCAAAGTACAGTAGTCCGCGCCTTGGGTTTG
Protein-coding regions in this window:
- a CDS encoding serine/threonine protein kinase, which produces MPTSIHPLSISISPVDTNQNAILYVPNTDGTQVPAKDYFTLKILNNGDHPASLKGGDPVSDSQTSGGPALFIIYLPDSISFESLSSVRLDPASGWKLKSFSDDGVYLAVSPASDTIVPVGGTISISFIGFTSIPRQIPQRLSVNVFNVDISMIGTGEYDFNVFVQQVPKQGNKDLILESRTTDSNIVYVTSDSDPANSENDLNFYLVSSGRSSNAIPAKANQTYLRISFDTGKEMGDVAEATDLEAIILGIVRAYKNNFSSSFERIGKIPSWKFTAATDIFLNGGSDDRIEFGIEKLVTHLSPGIAKVYIEYYNIPGYNDGYSDFTLTKEYPEAVISGFFSSDYSIIGGNSILLQWETEGTSYCTLEASTGNLLDENGQTIPAFQSFPTFQSGVKVTPVPISPPPASGGIIFSISLHAFSLDGRSSSREIGIQVLPVSCSLSASNLDPVPPGTAVTLSWTSQNARSISLDQGIGDVKQQGQISVSPRNTTRYTLTAIGLQTVTSSVVITVDVLFINYFRPDASVVGIGEPVQISWDIAFAVSVTLNGSPVSASGSMSFSINVYCQTFTLVCQGKNGQSLTQSFDVYGSGAM